The Thioflexithrix psekupsensis genomic interval TACAGGCATATTTTTGCTTTCCGCTATTAATACTTCCATTCTTTACAATCGCTTGGGATTGGCAACGGGGACATTTCATTCACTTTTCCTCTTTATCTCTATAAAAATGGATATTATACCATTTATCACCACCTAGAGGGGACTACCGCCCGATGTTTGGGGTGGTACTATAGCTAAAATGTCCAACTCTACACCAGCAAGTGCAGTAAATTTTTGGATGAGTCACCCAAATGGCCAAGAATCTATCTTAAATCAAGAAATTACTGAAATTGGTTTTGGTTATAATCGTAGCTATTCAGCTCAAGTTGATTATTGGGTACTATACCAAAATTATGTGAGATATAAAAACAAATTAAGTTTTAATATCTAGCTAGATATTAGGTATAAGATACTGTTTAATTTTATTAAACTTAAACACTTTACCTGACAAAAAGGTCTCAAACATACTAGTGACTTCTTTAAAGCTTGATAGACGATGAAAATTCTTTCTGACCCAATTCTTACCTTGAAGCCAAATATCCTCGACTGGATTTTGCTCTGGGGCATTAGGCGCAAATCTTAATAAACGAACTTTCCATTCTGATTCTGGAAGTCCCCCATTTAATTTCTCTAAATAAGTTCTTAAACCTTCAGAACGATGATAACTTGCACCATCCCAAATAATCACATGACGGGCTTCTTTATATCTGTAAATGAGCC includes:
- a CDS encoding transposase, with protein sequence MQDESHQLWGDICGYIWSKKGERTSIKMSNYRTSQTWYGAVNIYTGEFILDRAKKADTKYTIDFINWLIYRYKEARHVIIWDGASYHRSEGLRTYLEKLNGGLPESEWKVRLLRFAPNAPEQNPVEDIWLQGKNWVRKNFHRLSSFKEVTSMFETFLSGKVFKFNKIKQYLIPNI
- a CDS encoding CAP domain-containing protein — protein: MSNSTPASAVNFWMSHPNGQESILNQEITEIGFGYNRSYSAQVDYWVLYQNYVRYKNKLSFNI